The genomic region TGAAAATAACAATACCGCCAGCGCCGCAATTACCATAGGAAATCCGGCAGAGGATGATGGAGATGACGATAATGATGACGGAGGAGATTCTGATGATGACTCTGACAATGAAGATTCTGATGACGGAGATGACTCTGATAACGATGACGATGATGGTGATGACTCCGATAATGATGGAGATGATTATGACGGTGCTGATTTAATATTTGCTTCAGCTTTTATTGAAGAAAACGATTTGCAATCAACCCCCGGAAGTCGGATTACCATAGAATATGCCTTAGGAAACAACGGTAACGAAGACGCCGAAGAATTTAATGTAGGTTTCTTCATATCTAATAACACCACACTTTCTGAAGATGATCAGTTTCTAGAAAATGATAATATAGGAAATGTAGAAGTTGATGAAATTGAAGATGAGAACGACCAAATAACCTTACCCAATTCTCTTTCTTCTGGAACTTATTACATTATCTTAAAAGCCGATGTCGATAATTCGGTAGAAGAAACCAATGAAAACAATAATACCATAGCCCTCGCAATAGAGATCGCTTCCACCCAAGAAGATCCAAATGAGGAAGCAAAAAATCAAATCGGGCAAGCTTCAAATATTCTGAAGAAACAAAATACAGGCGAATTTGCCAGTTATTTTTTTGAAGCCTCTTACTCAAATCCTGTGGTGGTGATTCCCTCCATATCCTATAACGGGAGTCAGCCTGCATTTGCCCGTATAAAAAACATTCAGCCTAATGGTTTCGATTATAAAATTGAAGAATGGGATTACTTAGACGGCAAACATGTTGAAGAAACCCTACCCCTTTTGGTTGTAGAAGAAGGTGTACATACCCTTGCCGACGGAAGGACAGTAGAAGCTGGATTTATTGATATCGGCACTTCCTCAACTACCATCCCTTTTAATGCTAGTTTCGAACAAACACCCATTGTTCTAACCTCCGTAGTTTCAAATAACGATAGCCGAGCTGCGGTAACTAGAATGGATAAAATAAGTAATACTCAATTTAGTGTTAGGCTACAGGCACAGGAAAATATAAAAGAACAACACGAGATAGAACGTGTGGCTTATATAGCTATTACCTCTGGATTTGGAAATGACGATAATAAAAATTTTGAGGCCATAAGAACTGCGCGACAATTTACAGAAAATTGGTATTCCATTAATTTCTTTCTCCCGATGGAAAATCCAGTATTTCTAACTTCGATGCAAACTACTAATGGCATAGACACGGCTGTTTTGAGGTTTAAAAACCTTACATCTACTTCTGTACAGTTGAAAGTCCAAGAAGAAAAATCTAAAGATGAAGAAGTGAAACACGCCACGGAAGTAGGTGGATATGTGCTTTTTGAAGCAGGTAATATTTTTGCTGAAGAAGAACTTGATGATTCCACTCAAAACGATATAGCATCTACTCTTAGTGCGAGAAACGATCCAAAAGTTGTGAGCGTACAAAACTATCCGAATCCCTTTACTTCTCAAACTAAAATATCCTATAATCTTTTAGAAACTTCGCTAGTTAACTTAAGCGTTTTGGATTGGAATGGAAGGAGCATTAAAACCTTGGTCAATGGAAAACAAGAAGCCGGAGAATACGAAATTTCATTTCAGAGCTTCGGATTAACACCTGGAATTTATTTATGTGCATTACAAGTGGATGGAGAAAAATTATATCATAAAATGGTTATAGAATAGGTTGTATATATTCATTCTGAAAACATATTTATGAGGGATTTAAAATTTAGCTATTAAATTTTAGATCCCTTTTTTATTTTCTTGACCGAATTTAAATTTAGATTTTTTAAATTACAGATTACAGACAGAATAGTGCTACTCTTTTCCATCGACATAATCCTGTAAATAGGCATACCTCTCGGTAAGTTTCCCTTGATGAGTCATTCGAGCACGTTCTAAGATACCGTCCTTATCATTATTAAAAAAAGCAGGAATAACATGGTTTACAAAACTTTCCCCAAACCCTCCGCTGGCGTCAGCTGGCAATTCACATGGTAGGTTATCCACCGCCATTACCGCTATGGCATTGGTATTTAAATAATCCACTTCTTTTTCTGAAACTGGATCGTAACCATAAATAGGCTCTGCTATGGTAGATGGACGAATTGTTGAGGCCACGGGACCATCGATATCACAACTAATATCGGCCACTACCTTGATATTAAAACCAGAGGCTTTGGCATCTTCCCGAGTGTATAAGTACGGTGCCCCATCCCCATAAAAATGCCCTGCAATAAAGAAATCGGTTTTTTGGGCAAATCTCATGAAATTAGATTGGTAATCCTGTGGATTGCTATAGAAGTCTTGAACATCGGGAAAAGTACCGTCTTTTCGCTTGTTATAGTCCAAAACATCAATTTGACAATAAACCGGCTCTAGAAAATCTTTATCCAAATATTCATCTACAGAAACTTCCCTGATTTTCATAGCATCTAGCATCTCCTTGGCACCATTACCCACTCTTCCTTTTCCAGTAAGCAAAATTTTAATATTTGGAATACGAATTCTGAGGAGAGCGTCGATAAGAGCTTTTCTATTGGGCAGACTTTCTGCTTTTGGCAAGTTGTACAAATTAAATTTAAGACCGTATGCTCTAAAACCATTATAGGCACCCACGATTCCTGCGTATCGCCCGAAAGCTACTAAGCGTTGACCGTTTGTATTGGTTATAACTTCATGGTCGTAGAGTTCTATATTCTTTTGAAGTACCGCTTGAAGTAAATCTCGATTGTAGGGTTGTTTTTTTATGGTATGTGAAAAAAAGAAATATTTTTTGTTCGGAATAAGCGCAGCAATAGGAACTTCTTTTACCCCCAGCAAAACATCACAATTGGCCATATCGTTGGAAATTGGGAAACCATATTTTTCATATTCTGAATCTGAAAATACTCGAATATTAGAAGGTTCTACAACAATTTCGGCTTGAGGAAACTTATCCTTGACAATTTGACAGGCCTCTGGTGACAAAACTACCCGACGATCTGGTGGTGTTTTGCGCTCTTTTATAATTCCGAATTTCACACGTTTAATTTTTATGCAAGTTATTTCAATTACTTGATTTAAGCGAAAATACTTCGATTATTAAAAGCAGGCAAAAATTATTCAGCCCTTTCCACTTCACTTTCAGATTTTAGCACATAATCGCCGTCCTCTTGCTTAATATACAAAGCCTTGTCGTTTTTTTGACCGTCTCGTGTAATTTCATTCCCTTTTATGGTTTTGGTTATTTTACTGGTATATGTCTTTTCTACTTTTCCTTCTGCGGTACCGTTACCCCATTTCCACTTTACTTTTGTTCCTTCTTTGATCATTTTTTTATTTTAAAGATAGCTTCTTTTAGGCAGATTGGTTCTTAATATTATTCTAAATTAAGATTGGAATGGCTTTTGAACTATTATTTTTACTATTTTCGCACTCCCTTACAAGTTTAGAGTTTGTTTGGAAAGTGCATTAGGGATAGCAGCGGCATCCCCCGACGCCAAATGTCGGGGATATAGCGTATAGCCCGACCTTTAAGCCGACCATGGGAGGTGTAAGGAAATGCCAAGAAAGTTCTTTAAAATAAATTTTTTTTGGGGTCGACTGGTTTTGACAGCGAGTCTAATGAAAGTGTAAGCATGCAGAGCGCTGGGATACAGCTCTTAAATCTCATATTTCACATTTTTTAAATGGCGAGAATAACTACGCTCTTGCTGCCTAATCTGAAGTTATAGTAAGATTTTGGCCATGTCCCTGCAAGGCAGGGAGGCGAGATGTCTCTGGGTAGCCCTTGTTGATGGCGACCCGTTTTGAGACACCATAAAAGTCAACATAGAAATGGTGTAGCTTCGGCACTGTTTCAAAACTTAAGAAGCTAAGCGCGTAGTGGGCGGTTTTCGGTCAGTTGCGCGTCGACAATTAAACGAAGACTAAGCATGTAGAAAGCATTTTGATTGCTTGTTTGGACGGGAGTTCGAATCTCCCCGACTCCACAAACAAAAACCCCAACTAATTAAAAATAAATTAGTTGAGGTTTTTTTTATTTTATTGCATTAGCTAATAACGTGTCGATCTTATCTCGAAAATCGAGATATATTTAAATTACACAATTTACCAACCTAGGTTTTATAGCCTTCGAACCTTATCAATACCGTGGATTTTTTTCAAATTCTCCAATAGCTTTTTCAAAATGGTCTTGTTTTTAACTTCTACCGTAATTTTTCCTGAAAAAACACCACCCTCCGTATCAAAATTGATACTTTTCATGTTTACGTGCATATTATTGGAAATTACTTTGGTGACGTTGCTTACCAAACCTAGATTATCGATACCATCCAGTTTTAGGATGGCTGTAAATTCCTGTTGGGTAGAATCAATCCATTTAGCAGAGATAATCCTATATGCGTAGTTTGACTGCAGTGTAATGGCATTCGGACAATTTTTTTTATGAACTTTAATCCCTTCATTTACGGTAATAAATCCAAAAACATCATCCCCGGGGATAGGACTGCAGCAATTGGAAAACTTATAGTCCAGTTTTTCTTCTTCCTTCCCAAAAACAAGTTGATCGTAATTGGTGGTTATTTCTTCCCTATTAATTTCTTCGGCAGATGCTGGTTTGCGCATCTTATTTTTAAAGAAATTTATAAAAGTGTTGCTACGGGAAGCGGCAAAATCTTTAAGCATTTGGTTGTCTATAGTGCTTATTCCCACCCTGTAAAAAAGGTCTAGACTTGTTTTTAGTTTGAAATAGACCACGAGGTCGTTCACTATATTTTCATTCAGCGTAATTTTAAGCTGCTTGAGTTTTCTTCGGAGTATTTCTTTTCCTTCTTCTGCAATTTGTTTTTTCTCGTCTTTAAGGGAAGATTTTATTTTAGCCCTTGCCCTTGCTGTGGTGGCGTAATCTAACCAGTTTGCATTAGGTTTGGAGCTTTCTGAGGTGATTACTTCTACTTGATCCCCACTTTTTAATTCCCTGCTAAGGGGAACTAATTTTCCATTGACTTTGGCCCCTCTGGTTTTTAAACCAACCTCGGTATGTATGCTGAAGGCAAAGTCTAAAGGGGAGGCTCCTTTGGGCAGCGATTTCAATTCGCCTTTGGGAGTAAATACAAAAATCTCTTGGGAATAAAGGTTTAGCTTAAATTCTTCCACAAAATCCACTGCATTTCCATCGGCGTTTTCTAGTGCTTCCTGCAAGCGGTTGAGCCATATCTCTATACCTTGCTCTTTTTGATCTCCATGCTTGTATTTAAAATGTGCCGCATATCCCTTCTCTGCAATTTCGTGCATCCGCTCACTGCGTATTTGCACTTCTACCCATCTGCCTTTGGGCCCGATAACGGTAATGTGCAATGCTTCATACCCAGTTGTTTTGGGGGAAGAAATCCAATCCCGGAGTCGCGTTGGATTGGGTCTGAAGTGATCGGTGACGATGGAATAAATTTTCCAAGCTAGGAATTTTTCATTGTCTCGATCGCTTTTATAAATAATGCGGATAGCAAATTTATCGTATACTTCATCAAAGCTTACGTTTTGGGATTTCATTTTCCTTCGGATGGAAAAAATAGATTTAGGGCGACCTTTAATCACATAATTCAACCCTTCAACATCCAAACTCTCTTTTATTACATTGCTAAAAGACTCAATATATGCTTCTTGGTCTTCTTTGCTTTCCTGCATTTTATTAAGAATGTCGTTGTAGACATCTGGTTCGGTGTATTTTAATCCCAAATCTTCAAGCTCTGTCTTTATATTGTAGAGCCCAATCCTATGTGCTAAGGGAGCGTAAATGTAAAGGGTTTCCGAAGCTATTTTAACCTGCTTATGGTCTGCCATGGAATCCATGGTTTGCATATTGTGTAAGCGATCGGCTATTTTTATAAGAATTACCCTTACATCATCGTTAAGGGTGAGCAGCATTTTCCTGAAGTTTTCTGCTTGCAAGGAAATATCTTGCTCTGATGTCATTTGGGAAATTTTGGTAAGTCCGTCCACAATACGTGCTACGGTCTCCCCAAACAAGCGTTCCATATCTTCCAAGGTGTAGGAAGTATCTTCCACCACATCGTGCAACAAGGCAGCCGCAATAGCGGTAGCATCCAGCCCGATTTGCTGCGCCACTATCTTGGCAACCGCAATGGGATGGAAAATGTAAGCTTCGCCACTCTTTCTACGCTGATCTTTATGCGCATCTACAGCCGTATCGAAAGCCAACCGGATGAGCTTTTTATCTTCATCTGAAAGGGTTTGATAACTGATGCGCAATAACTCCTTATATTGCCTGGCTATCTGCTTGTTTTCCTTTTCTACATCAAGTACCTTCATATATTAAAAATAAGCTAAACATTACAATTTAACAACAAAATCCATGCCTTATCTACACGGTTTGAAATAAAGTCGTTGAAGCGCTATCCAAATAAAATTGGATGCTTATAACCTAACAAAAAATAATTGATAAATGTGATTTTAAGCTTAACGATTAGCTTTTTAAATTCTCGAACCGCTGCTGCAATGTTGGATGCGAATAATGAACAAAAACATAAGCAGGATGCGGGGTAAGATTGCTCAAACTGTTTTTTGAAAGTTTTTTAAGCGCATTAATTAGAGGTTGGGCCGCATAGGTGTTTTTAGCATAATCGTCTGCCTGATATTCAAACTTACGCGAAAAATAATTCATTATGAGTCCGGTTAATTGCGAAATCGGACTATAAAGTATCCCGAAAGCGATTAAACCCGCGTGGAAACTTGGCTGTTTAACACCAATGGCCAAAGACAATTCGGGAATGTTAATGAATAAGGAAAGAATAAATAACGTTACGCCAGTTAATAATACTGAAGCAAAAATGTTGAAGATAATATGTTTTTTCTTGTAATGACCGACCTCGTGAGCCAGGACCGTTACAATTTCTTCATCTTCCAAATCGTTTACCAAAGTATCGAACAATGTAATTCGTTTTTGTTTGCCGAATCCAGAAAAATAGGCGTTGGCTTTTGTAGATCTTTTGGAACCATCTATCACAAAAATATTATCCAATTGAAAGCCTACTTTAGCAGCATAATTTTCAATGTTTGTTTTTAAAGAGCCGTTCTCTAAGGGCGTTTGTTTATTGAACATTGGAACAATAATCTTACTGTAAAACATATTCATAAAAATGGTAAATACTGCTACGATTATCCAAGCGTAAATCCAAAAATTGGCGCCCGCCAGTTGGTAAAATAAAATAATAAGGGCAAGGATTCCACCACCGATTACAGACATCATCAGCCAACCCTTGAGCTTATCCAGAAAAAATGTTTTTTTAGTGGTTTTGTTGAAACCAAATTTTTCTTCAATCACAAAAGTATGGTAGTAAGAAAAAGGGGTGGTTAAAATATCGCTTGCAAAAGTTATAATTCCGAAGAAAAGCAAAGCAATTACTATATAGTTGTTACTGATACTTCTTGCAATTTCGTCTACCCATTGAAAACCGTCCAAAAAGAAAAACGCCAAAGTTAGCGTTAACGAGAACAAGGAACTTATGCTAGAAAACCGATAATTTGCTTTTTTATAGGCTTGGGATTTTTTGTATTCCTTTTCATCATAAACATCTGCCAGTTCTGCCGGAATGGGATTGTTGAAGTTTTTGGCATTTAGGGAATCCAAGATCTTATCGATAATAAAATCAAGGATTAGAATGGCAATTATTATATAAAAAAGGGTTTGTGGGCTCATAATACAATTGTAAAATCCGGTTCTAATTTTAAAAGTAAGAACCGGATGTTTTTGCAAATCTAAGTCTTAAAAAAGGAAATATTAAATATTGCCTTTATTTAAACAGTTTCAACTGGTTTTTGGGTGTCGTTTTTAATGCGTTTTCTAATCTCTTGTAAACTTTGGTCTACTATTAATTCCCCATCTTTAAAAACAACCTTTAAAGCTCCTTCTTTCTCTTCATCCCAGCTCACTCTATCATACATCTTGTACTCACCATTTTCTAGCTCAATTTTTATTAAACCTTTGGCAGATTTCTTGGTACCGTCATCTGTAATAGGGTCTTTATAAATTTCCCTTCCTTCGCCATTAACTTCCCCATAGGTTGCTTTCATGGCAAACCCAAAAGTGTCCCTCGTATTATATTGGTAGGTAAAAGAACCAATTCCCAAAACCACATTCGTAGATGCAAATCCTTTATTTTTTAATCGTTCGCAAATTTGGGTTGCTCTTTCTATGGTTATGCTGTCCCCATAAATAGCACCGATATGAGGATCCAGTTCTTTGTAGCCTTTTTTATTTTCGGTGCCACCAAAAATATCCCATAAAAGTTCAATAACCCCTTTTCTTTCTTCAACGGTTTTACCATTAGGGTTTCCACAAATAATATCCACAGGATCTCCACTGTCTGGGCGTACTACAACTTTCCCTTCCCTTCTTAGCACCTCTTCTTTAAGTTTTGGTAAGTAAACAGTGAGTACTTTCCATAAATCCCAAGTATCGGAAACAATGGAAACAATACCCTTGGGATAAATTTCTGTGATCAACCTTTTAAATGTTTCTAGCTCACCACTATTTGTTCCCATAGACATTACAGAGTGTTCTGTAGCCGCTACAGAGCCCCCAATTAACTCTTTATCTGCATCTGCACCGTAATAATTTTCAAGAAAATCTATTGCAGGAACCGTATCGGTACCAGTAAAACTCAATAAATGTCCGGCAGCACTCAACAAGGCAGCTTCCAAACCGGCCATTCCTCGCATGGAAAAATCGTGCCCTTGCCAATCAACCAATTCTTCAACAGTAGAAGTTTCTTCAGCATATTTATCCAAAACCAAACGGTATTGCTTGGCAATGGTAGCAGAATTACATGGCAACCAAACTGTTGTAGATAACAGGGTTTCAAAATAATTAGTCAACCAAAAGAACTCTGGGATGGTATTGTACATGGTAAACATGGGAACCCGTATGGGTACAGAAACCCCTTCTGGCAGGGCTTTTATGCACATGGGAATATACCCTAAATCATGCAGTGCTTCTATGTGCGCTATTCCTACTGAATTTTCGCCTAAATAATTATTAATTCTACGGGTGTATTTTTTACATACTTCAGCTTTAGGTTGATCGAAAAAATTGATTTTGAAGTCCTCTAGGATATATTTTTTAATGAAGTATTGGAGGCCGAAAAACACGACCTTATCAATACCTTCAATACGACTTTTTCGTGGTGTCCAGTTGGAATAAACCAAGGTTGTTCCATCTGGATATTGTCTTCGGTGATCAATTTTATAACCGTCTGTAAATAGTAATGGGTTCATAATTCTATTATTTTAAAAGTTGATTAATTTTAATTTGAGTAACTCCCTTCATTTCCGATAAGGATTTAAAGGAGTCAGTTGTATAAATTTCTTCAAAGTGAGCAGATAATTCATCGAAACCTTTGCTGAAAATACCGTGTGTTACGGCCAAATAAATATTTCCAGCATTTTTCTTCTTCAATTCTTGAGCCAGGCCAATAAAAGTTCCTCCACCATCGCAAATATCGTCTACAATTAAACAGTTTTGCTTTTTGAGGTCTTCAGCATAAACTTTAAAACCAGATAATGTGCCTGTTTTTACATCCCTCGTTTTAGAGCATTCAACTACTGGATAATCTTTTAGGTAAGCAGCCACTTTGTAAATCTTTTTTAGGGCGCCACCATCTGGCGAAATAAGCAATAGATCACCACTCAAAGAGTTTGTGATATGTTTTATAAAACTGAAGTTATCTAAGGCTTCACAATTGTCAATCAAGGCCGGAGTGACTTCAGAATGCGGATCTAAAATGGTTACCTTTTCAAGTTTCAAATTATTGATAACATCAGCATATACTTTAACCGTTAAAGGTTCCCCCGTTACCATTAACCGATCTTGCCTTGCCCCAGGAAAATAAGGAAGAAAGGCACGAATGCTTTTAACCCCCATATTTCTTAAAGCATTCACCGCTACCATAAGAAGACCCAAATCGTTAAAAGAAGTGATTCTATGTGTTATGGTAACCTCCTTTTTGGGATCTAAAGCGCTTTCAATTTTAATATGAGGCTCGCCACCGTAGAATGTAAATGCTTTAAAGCTTATTTCGTTTTGGTTGCCAAAAGGCCTGAAGTTAGTATCGAGATTCAGTATCATGTTTGCGTATGTTTTACACAAATATAGAATTAAAAATTAGAAATAAAAATTAATTTGTGTTTTTTTTACGCAAACTTAATTTCAAAGTGGAATCCTTTGTTTTCTAACTCTTTATATGTTTTGAGATTGAATTTATAGAGTTTTGCCGGCCTCCCACTGCTAGGCTTAAATGTTTTGTTGGTTTTGGTTAAAATACCAAAACTCATCATTTTCTTCCTAAAGTTTCTACGATCTATTTTTCTATCCAGAATGGTTTGATAAAGATTTTCCAAATCGGAAAAAGGGAATTCCGTAGAAAGGAGTTCAAAGCCAATAGGTTGGTAATGAATTTTATTCTTTAGACGTTGCCATCCTTTTTCAAGGATTGTTTGGTGGTCGAAGGCCAAAGAAGGAATTTCTTTTATAGCGAACCACTTGGCATCTACCGCATCCGTAGAGGCTTTAAGTGTAATGTTATCAGGATTTATGAGAGCCATGTATGCTATAGAAATAGTGCGTGCCCTAGGATCTCGTTCGGTAGCACCAAAGGTGTATAGCTGTTCTAGATAATTGGCTGCAACACCGGTTTCTTCTATGAGCTCCCGGTTAACAGCATCGGCCAGGGATTCATCATTTTTAACAAATCCTCCAGGAAGTGCCCATTTATTCTTTTCGGAACCAAATTTTTGCTGAATTAAAAGGATATGCAATTCTCCATGAGTATATCCAAATACTACAGCATCTACGGCCACTTTTATATCCTGATCGATCTTCATAAGTTTTATGTGTTCAATATACACAAAGTTACGTAATGGACATCATATAAAACGGAAGGAAAATAGTATTTGAACCTAAAGTTTTTAGAAACCTCTTTGCCTTAGCGCTTCAAAAATAATAATAGCGGCAGAAACAGAAACATTCATGGAATCTATCTCCCCTTTCATAGGAATTATAATATTGTTATTGGAAGCTTCCAGCCATTCATCACTAAGCCCAGTGGCCTCTGTACCCACAACGATGGCAGTTGCTTTGCTGTAATTAACAGTGCTGTAATTTACGGAGGCCGATAAGGCCGCGCAGTTGATTGAAATATCTTTTTTTTGTAAAAAATCTATAATTTCAGAAGTGGTTCCTGTGGCAATGGCATTGGTAAATACACAACCCACGCTGGAGCGCAATATATTTGGGTTGTACATATCGCTTTTAGGGTTCGCAATAATTACGGCATCTAAATTGGCAGCATCGGCTGTGCGTAATAAAGCTCCGATATTTCCTGGTTTTTCTGGTGCTTCTGCAACTAGAATCAGCGGATTCTTATTCTTAAACTGTAATTTTTCTAAGGAATGGTTTTTGCTTTTTGCAATGGCTATAACGCCTTCAGTGGTTTGTCGGTAAGCAATTTTTTGGTAAACTTCTTTAGAGATTTTTATTATCTGTGTTTTATTATTTCCTAAAAGTTGCTCTACCTCCTTTTCCAAAATAATCTCATCATTAAAAAGAAGTGTATCCAATTCATAACTCCCCTTTAAAGCTAGCTGCGTTTCCCGAATTCCTTCTAGAATAAATAAACCAGATTTCCTTCGTTCCCTTGATTTATCTTTTAAATGAAGGATTTGTTTTACAAGCGGATTTTGAACACTGCTAATTTCTTTCAAACCAATTTTTTTTCAAAAATACTATAAAATGACAACAACACATTTAAAAAATCCCCAAAGAAAAACATATTCTTTGGGGATAAAAGTTTTATAAAAAACATTCTTATTTTCCTTCATATTTTTTTGAGTAACGCTGCCATAATTCTGTTTGGTGCGTTTCTAAACTCACATCCCTCCCTTGGATAAATGCTTTGCTTAGAATATTGGTACGCATGTCTAGTGCATCACCTTCAGAAATAAAGAGCGTAGCGTGTTTACCAACTTCCAAAGTACCTACCAGATCGCTAACCCCTGCTATTTCTGCAGCATTTTTTGTAATATATTGCACCGCCGTTTCTTTGGGCAAACCATAAGCGGCAAAAGATCCAGCATAAAAAGGCAGGTTACGGGTATTCATACGCTCCATTCTTCCACTGGGGTCAATACTACAAAGGATTCCTGCTTTATCCAGCGCTGCAGCAAGCACAAAAGGATGCTTAACGTTTTCGTCTTCACTTGTTGGCAAACGATGTGGACGCTGTATAACCACTGGAATGTTATTAGCAGCCAATAATTGACTCACCTCATCTGCTTGATCGCCACCAACAATCACTATTTTACTGATTCCAAGTTTATCTGCAAAGTTTACGACATCGGTTATTTCCCTTTTTCCGTCGACATGAACAAATAGTTTTTTGGAACCATTAAAAAGCCCTTCGGAAGCTTCATAAGGCAAATTTCTTGGTTCTTTATCCCCTGCGGCATAGGCCTTTGCTTCTGTTAAAAATTGTGTCACTTCCTCCACCTCTTTGGTATAGTCTTCATTCGGTTTAAGTCCGGGATCTTCACCTCTCCAGGGACGTCCTCTTTTTAAACTATTTGGCCAGTTTAAATGTATGGCATCATCTGTCTTTACTGCAGCATCTTCCCAGTTCCAAGCATCGAACTGCACTATAGATGAAGTCCCTGAAATACGTCCCCCTCTCGGGGTTATTTGTCCCATTAACACTCCATTGGGCCGCATCGATTCTACTATTTTGGACTCTG from Galbibacter sp. BG1 harbors:
- the prs gene encoding ribose-phosphate diphosphokinase codes for the protein MILNLDTNFRPFGNQNEISFKAFTFYGGEPHIKIESALDPKKEVTITHRITSFNDLGLLMVAVNALRNMGVKSIRAFLPYFPGARQDRLMVTGEPLTVKVYADVINNLKLEKVTILDPHSEVTPALIDNCEALDNFSFIKHITNSLSGDLLLISPDGGALKKIYKVAAYLKDYPVVECSKTRDVKTGTLSGFKVYAEDLKKQNCLIVDDICDGGGTFIGLAQELKKKNAGNIYLAVTHGIFSKGFDELSAHFEEIYTTDSFKSLSEMKGVTQIKINQLLK
- a CDS encoding NUDIX hydrolase, with protein sequence MKIDQDIKVAVDAVVFGYTHGELHILLIQQKFGSEKNKWALPGGFVKNDESLADAVNRELIEETGVAANYLEQLYTFGATERDPRARTISIAYMALINPDNITLKASTDAVDAKWFAIKEIPSLAFDHQTILEKGWQRLKNKIHYQPIGFELLSTEFPFSDLENLYQTILDRKIDRRNFRKKMMSFGILTKTNKTFKPSSGRPAKLYKFNLKTYKELENKGFHFEIKFA
- a CDS encoding TrmH family RNA methyltransferase, yielding MKEISSVQNPLVKQILHLKDKSRERRKSGLFILEGIRETQLALKGSYELDTLLFNDEIILEKEVEQLLGNNKTQIIKISKEVYQKIAYRQTTEGVIAIAKSKNHSLEKLQFKNKNPLILVAEAPEKPGNIGALLRTADAANLDAVIIANPKSDMYNPNILRSSVGCVFTNAIATGTTSEIIDFLQKKDISINCAALSASVNYSTVNYSKATAIVVGTEATGLSDEWLEASNNNIIIPMKGEIDSMNVSVSAAIIIFEALRQRGF
- a CDS encoding amidohydrolase family protein, translating into MKKIIKLVLLLLVTVSYAQQTPAREQIESILISGVTAHIGDGTVIEDAAVGFQEGKITFVGKITEVDSSDYQQIIDAKGKHVYPGFIALNSTLGLVEIDAVRATDDEDEIGSLLPHIRSLIAYNAESKIVESMRPNGVLMGQITPRGGRISGTSSIVQFDAWNWEDAAVKTDDAIHLNWPNSLKRGRPWRGEDPGLKPNEDYTKEVEEVTQFLTEAKAYAAGDKEPRNLPYEASEGLFNGSKKLFVHVDGKREITDVVNFADKLGISKIVIVGGDQADEVSQLLAANNIPVVIQRPHRLPTSEDENVKHPFVLAAALDKAGILCSIDPSGRMERMNTRNLPFYAGSFAAYGLPKETAVQYITKNAAEIAGVSDLVGTLEVGKHATLFISEGDALDMRTNILSKAFIQGRDVSLETHQTELWQRYSKKYEGK